In Haloarcula hispanica ATCC 33960, one DNA window encodes the following:
- a CDS encoding right-handed parallel beta-helix repeat-containing protein: MNGSQQSGAPGSGWFRVYDGSGTFTMRDCVIKNSLNFGVQLGDDIAGDFKYCQFSRCGDPDVSAGHALNLNQSSKQTTNISWCLIEDSAGTDIDIGDDTTADYQTVIVERSYFSAGLGAVKIDPGNLKTVLRNTYIAGGSRTTRGIKTNNDNYDCGSLELEDVVIENCGGPGIDLGGGGHGTLTLNQVAVRNVENDGMRSFGGYSGMGIYAEGVDLGTSGTISVHNVSPNNDGIALFFDESSSGSIEEVRHDGTSGIGSLSSVTVGTAAAGSTQLKPDTVAKSEVGPRTSESTTDGTNESEETTEETSGSINLGNLGGYNQPAEGVLDWHIPLNENFQSIESDIISLAEKVNELENN; the protein is encoded by the coding sequence ATGAACGGCAGCCAGCAATCCGGTGCTCCAGGGAGTGGCTGGTTCCGCGTGTACGACGGGAGCGGAACCTTCACCATGCGCGACTGCGTCATCAAGAACTCACTCAACTTTGGCGTCCAGCTTGGCGATGATATCGCTGGAGACTTCAAGTACTGTCAGTTCTCACGCTGCGGTGATCCAGATGTCTCGGCCGGGCACGCGCTGAATCTGAATCAGTCGTCGAAACAAACCACAAACATCTCGTGGTGTCTCATTGAGGACAGCGCAGGGACCGATATTGATATCGGAGATGACACCACCGCGGACTACCAGACAGTCATCGTCGAACGGAGTTATTTCTCTGCTGGACTCGGCGCAGTAAAGATCGACCCGGGCAACCTCAAGACGGTTCTTCGGAACACCTACATCGCTGGTGGGAGCCGAACGACTCGGGGAATCAAGACCAACAACGACAACTACGACTGTGGCTCGCTTGAATTGGAGGACGTTGTCATTGAGAACTGTGGGGGTCCCGGAATTGACCTCGGTGGCGGCGGCCACGGTACTCTGACACTCAATCAAGTTGCAGTCAGAAACGTCGAAAACGATGGCATGCGGTCCTTTGGCGGCTACTCAGGCATGGGTATCTATGCGGAAGGTGTTGACTTGGGAACATCCGGAACCATCTCCGTACACAATGTCAGTCCGAACAACGATGGTATTGCTCTCTTCTTTGACGAGAGTTCGTCCGGGTCAATTGAAGAAGTCAGACACGACGGAACGAGTGGTATCGGTAGTCTCAGTTCCGTCACAGTCGGGACAGCCGCGGCCGGTAGTACTCAGCTGAAGCCGGACACGGTGGCCAAAAGCGAAGTCGGTCCACGAACTAGCGAGAGCACTACCGACGGAACAAACGAATCCGAAGAGACGACGGAGGAGACCAGCGGGTCGATCAACCTCGGAAACCTGGGGGGCTACAATCAGCCGGCAGAGGGCGTACTAGACTGGCATATCCCCCTGAACGAGAACTTCCAGAGTATCGAGTCGGATATTATCAGTCTTGCTGAAAAAGTGAACGAACTCGAAAACAACTGA
- a CDS encoding glycosyl hydrolase family 28-related protein, which produces MPDKQLTRRSLLAALGISGTGIGLYAIDSSSRGENRNQPSDGDDNSPTPSPSPSTDSSPNDQTPQQQETPVVADVVEYGASVDGETDDTAAIKRAIDAAAPDGIVEFPPGEVLISPQRDLPGAITLDQRQQNVTLRGPEQETARLVMAPGQDGVHYGLHITPRTGSEDDEIRLEHLTIDLNSDKQSGVGTAIRTNGADGQLAMRDCVVTSTRNSGVKMVGGMDADIRYCTFKDNGDESYAHAITPNQTAQKTQTVIKNVYCTNQRGVSIDVGTDENKDLQTVRVEECIIKNSFGALKVDPTAASVSVTNTQMLGDAETRIPVKMNPFDFYMADIRLDNVLIDGGGWPGLDLPNRSTLQLNEVAIKNVDKNNVERGNDRGGIRTEKLDFGTSGRISIHNVGTDNSGPALKIFEGSGSIDEVIHDGTGGLGRNDGVTVARETQGGDPLEPDVVSESDVGPRTK; this is translated from the coding sequence ATGCCAGACAAGCAACTAACCCGTCGGAGCCTATTAGCTGCTCTGGGGATCTCTGGAACTGGCATAGGACTGTACGCGATTGACTCAAGCTCTCGGGGCGAGAACAGGAATCAACCATCGGATGGTGACGACAACAGTCCCACGCCCAGTCCTAGTCCCAGTACCGACAGCAGTCCGAACGACCAGACACCACAACAGCAAGAGACGCCTGTGGTTGCCGATGTAGTTGAGTACGGAGCAAGCGTCGATGGAGAGACTGACGATACTGCCGCGATAAAACGGGCCATAGATGCTGCCGCACCGGACGGAATAGTTGAGTTCCCTCCCGGAGAAGTGCTGATAAGTCCACAGCGTGACCTGCCGGGCGCTATCACTCTTGACCAGAGACAGCAAAACGTCACGCTCCGCGGTCCCGAACAGGAGACAGCAAGACTCGTCATGGCACCCGGACAAGATGGAGTCCATTATGGACTACACATAACACCGAGAACAGGTAGTGAAGATGACGAGATACGTCTCGAACATTTGACTATTGATCTCAACTCGGATAAGCAAAGCGGCGTCGGAACCGCGATTAGAACGAACGGCGCTGATGGTCAGTTGGCAATGCGGGATTGTGTGGTCACTTCGACACGCAACTCTGGCGTGAAGATGGTCGGTGGGATGGATGCTGACATCAGATACTGTACGTTCAAAGACAACGGGGACGAGTCCTACGCCCATGCGATCACTCCAAACCAGACCGCTCAGAAGACCCAGACGGTGATTAAGAACGTCTACTGTACCAACCAACGGGGTGTCTCGATTGATGTAGGGACAGACGAAAACAAAGATCTACAAACAGTCCGAGTCGAGGAGTGTATAATAAAGAATAGTTTTGGAGCGCTGAAAGTTGATCCCACAGCCGCCTCAGTGAGCGTAACGAATACACAGATGCTTGGCGACGCAGAAACACGGATTCCGGTTAAAATGAATCCGTTTGACTTCTATATGGCTGACATACGACTCGATAACGTTCTGATAGACGGAGGTGGCTGGCCCGGCCTGGATTTACCGAACCGCTCTACGCTCCAACTCAATGAAGTTGCAATAAAAAACGTGGACAAAAACAATGTTGAACGAGGGAATGATAGAGGAGGGATTCGAACGGAGAAACTGGACTTCGGAACCTCTGGGCGGATCTCGATTCATAACGTTGGGACGGACAACAGCGGGCCCGCTTTGAAAATATTCGAGGGGTCGGGCTCGATTGACGAAGTCATTCACGACGGGACAGGGGGCCTCGGCCGAAACGACGGTGTAACAGTGGCACGCGAGACTCAGGGAGGCGACCCACTAGAGCCGGATGTAGTATCCGAAAGTGATGTCGGGCCACGGACGAAGTGA
- a CDS encoding alkaline phosphatase family protein: protein MEVLASLRDNPEFLLQAVRDPGLIGLGINKMYYEFTGGVEYNTSGTDIIADEDWDNLILLDACRYDAYTATTPFVGPIEMRESRGSTSRQFVRGNFNGKRLHDTVVISGNRWYLDLQNSDDFDCEFHAYYDVERDAADGFVPSAEAVTEAALDKIGQYPNKRLVIHYMQPHHPYIGTDIDGFEQKRVDMREYVRRSSVDTDTIRAAYQDNLQYVLKHVQRLVEELEGKTVISADHGEALGERLSPFPVSWFGHPIRVYTDELVQVPWHVVSNESRRTIRSESPRSQLTDIDQAEIEQSLKDLGYK from the coding sequence ATGGAAGTACTCGCAAGTCTCCGGGATAATCCGGAATTCCTTCTGCAAGCGGTAAGGGATCCGGGCCTTATTGGACTTGGAATTAATAAGATGTACTATGAGTTTACGGGGGGTGTGGAGTACAACACTTCCGGGACCGATATCATCGCCGATGAAGACTGGGACAATCTAATTCTACTTGATGCGTGCCGGTATGACGCCTACACTGCAACGACCCCGTTTGTCGGCCCGATAGAGATGCGTGAATCTCGGGGAAGCACAAGCAGACAGTTCGTCAGAGGGAATTTCAATGGGAAGCGATTGCACGACACTGTCGTAATCTCCGGTAACCGATGGTATCTCGACCTCCAGAATAGCGACGACTTCGACTGTGAATTCCACGCGTACTATGATGTAGAACGAGATGCAGCAGACGGGTTTGTCCCCAGTGCGGAGGCCGTTACTGAGGCCGCGCTGGATAAGATCGGACAGTATCCGAATAAACGCTTGGTGATTCATTACATGCAACCGCACCATCCATATATCGGAACTGATATCGACGGATTCGAACAGAAACGGGTGGATATGCGTGAGTATGTGCGGCGAAGTTCAGTTGATACGGACACTATCCGAGCAGCGTATCAGGATAACCTCCAGTATGTACTAAAACACGTTCAGCGCCTTGTCGAAGAATTAGAGGGAAAGACAGTTATCAGTGCAGACCACGGCGAGGCGCTCGGAGAACGGCTTTCACCGTTTCCTGTTAGTTGGTTCGGTCATCCGATCAGAGTCTACACTGACGAGCTGGTTCAGGTCCCGTGGCACGTCGTCTCGAATGAGTCACGACGAACGATCAGATCGGAATCGCCGCGGAGCCAATTGACAGATATCGATCAAGCAGAGATCGAACAGAGTCTCAAGGACCTTGGATACAAATGA
- a CDS encoding glycosyltransferase family 2 protein codes for MTENEGHSANPLVTVVITTYDRPEFLQKAVDTVTAQRYDPIELIVVDDHSPTPADDVLNDRDPDFERFEIHRHAENQGANAARNTGIEVASGEYIAFLDDDDRWDPEKIATQVNAFQDSGPEVGVVYTGRKVVDDDGGVTRVWAPDQPDGDMTKALLCRNVVGTQSSVMVRSDIAKETPFDETIPRWADLEWYVAASTKCEFAAVDEPLVIYDRRAHNRISDDYEVLEESYELFIEKYRDLAASYGPLFERKMLAWSAYRVGNASLNARYYDMARRYFFRALALYPFEPTFLIYAATTVGGRTTHRISQHIKRILPHRLVPIS; via the coding sequence ATGACCGAAAACGAGGGACATTCGGCGAATCCGCTTGTAACGGTAGTAATAACCACCTATGACCGGCCGGAATTCCTACAGAAGGCTGTTGACACAGTCACTGCGCAACGATACGATCCGATTGAACTCATTGTGGTTGACGACCACTCACCGACTCCTGCTGACGATGTTCTCAACGACCGAGATCCGGATTTCGAACGCTTCGAGATCCACAGGCACGCCGAGAACCAGGGCGCAAACGCCGCTCGGAACACCGGCATCGAGGTCGCCTCGGGCGAGTACATCGCCTTCTTAGACGACGACGACAGGTGGGATCCTGAAAAGATAGCCACACAGGTCAATGCGTTTCAGGACAGCGGTCCCGAAGTCGGTGTCGTCTACACTGGACGGAAAGTAGTGGACGACGACGGGGGCGTTACCCGAGTCTGGGCACCAGACCAGCCAGACGGAGATATGACGAAGGCGTTGCTCTGTCGGAACGTCGTCGGGACACAGTCTTCGGTCATGGTCCGTTCGGATATCGCCAAGGAGACCCCCTTCGACGAGACGATACCCCGATGGGCGGATCTGGAATGGTACGTGGCGGCATCGACGAAATGTGAGTTCGCCGCCGTCGACGAACCGCTCGTCATTTACGACCGTCGCGCCCACAATCGTATTTCTGATGACTACGAAGTCCTCGAAGAGAGCTATGAGCTGTTCATCGAAAAGTACCGCGACCTCGCGGCCAGTTACGGACCGCTGTTCGAACGGAAAATGTTAGCCTGGTCTGCCTACCGGGTCGGAAACGCATCGCTGAATGCGAGATACTACGACATGGCTCGACGATATTTTTTCCGGGCACTTGCTCTGTATCCGTTTGAACCCACGTTTCTCATTTACGCTGCAACTACTGTTGGCGGTCGAACGACTCACAGAATCAGCCAGCACATCAAACGAATCCTCCCGCATCGCCTCGTACCTATCAGCTAA